Part of the Legionella cardiaca genome, TGAGTACAATATTCAATCGCTTCGATTTCTCCTCCAGCCGCACGTACGTCGTTCAATAATTTTCTGTGAATTGCTGCCAGCTCTGTTTCACTATACAAACCACGTGAAACGCCTGATTGATTGGTTGCAACCCCAATGCGATAACCTGCTTTTGTTAGATAGGCAATAGCTTCAATACTCCCTGGCAAAAAAATAAATTCCTCAACGGATTTAATATAATGCAGGGAATCCTGGTTAATTACGCCATCCCTATCTAACAAGATGATCTTATTCATTGATTCAACTGCAACAGAGAAATGTCAGCAACGCTTTGCAATAACGTTTGCAGACGAGCCAAAAGTTGCAATCGATTATTCTTGATTGCCTGTTCTTCAACCATAACCATCACATGCTCAAAAAAAGCATCCACCGGCTCTCGCAATCTGGCAAGTTCCGTAAGAATGGTTTTATAGTCCGCCACGCCATAGAGTGGTTTAACTGCCTCTTCTGTTCTACACAAATGAGTAAAGAGCGATTTTTCAGCCCCCTCTTGAAGCAGAGTTTCGTCAATAGAACGTTGGTTTGCTGCACTCTCTACCTGCTGTAATAAATTATTAACGCGTTTACAGGCAGCAGACAACACGGTTGCTTCTGGCAATAACACAAATTCAGCTAAAGCAGTAACTCGTTTGTCAAAATCATACAGCCAATTTTCCTGGCGAGCACGAACAGCCTGGAAAAGATCGATGCTGATGTTTTGATTATGGTAATAAGATTGCATTCGTTCAATGATAAAAGGTTGTAATTCAACTATAGCTGCTTTATCACCTGGTAATTTATCACCATAGCTTGCGACTGCTTCGGCGATAAGCTCGGATAAATTAAGTCTAGCAGAGGTCGAAATTAATAAACGGGCTACAGCCAAAGCATGACGGCGCAATTTAAATGGGTCTTTCACTCCAGACGGTTTTTGTCCAATCGCAAAAATCCCCACCAAGGTATCAAGTCTATCTGCTAAGGACATTGCCAAACCCAGAGGAGAGGAAGGTAATTGATCGGCAGCAAATCGCGGCATATATTGCTCGTTCAAAGCGACTGCTACTTCTGACGTTTCACCATCATGAAGAGCATAGTAATAGCCCATTAATCCTTGTAATTCCGGAAACTCACCCACCATACCTGTCATTAGATCACATTTAGATAATTGAGCAGCGCGGCTGGCTTGTTGCTTATCTAGATTAAGAGGAATACATAATGTTTCCATCAACTCTTGAACACGATCCGTTTTATCCCTCAAAGTACCTAATTTAGCCTGGAAAATCACTTTATCAGTTGCAGGAATATGATGACTTAAGGGTATTTTTTGATCTTGATGGAAGAAGAATGCAGCGTCACTTAGTCTTGCACGCATTACTTTCTCATTTCCAGTCGCTACTTGTTGTGGATTGGAGCTTTTTATATTTGCCACAGTAATGAAATGCGGCAGTAATTTTCCTGATTTATCCTGCAAAGCAAAACATTTTTGATGAGATTGCATAGAAGCGATTAATGCTTCAGCGGGGACTTGTAGAAACTCCTGCTCAAAATTGGCAATTAACGCTTCGGGCCATTCGACAATTGATGTGACCTCATCCAGTAAACTTTCTGGCATGATTGCTTGCGCATCATGTTTTGCAGCAAGCTGTTTAACTTGCCTGATAATCATTTCTCGTCGAGCTGAGAAATCAGCAATTACAAATGCTTGTTGCAGCAAGGCACTATAATCTTGAGGTTTGATAATCTCAAGTGCATGAGGATGATGAAAACGATGGCCATAAGTTAATCGCCCGGTTTGTACATCTAAAATTTTACAATTAATCAATTCCTGACCTAATAACAAAACAGCCCAATGGATAGGACGCGCAAACTCTGCTTCGCCATCACCCCATCGCATGGGTTTAGCAATGGGTAAACCACTAATAGCTTGATTAATTAACCCAGGTAATAGTTCTTTAGTTTTTGCTCCTTCACTTCGAGACTCATAAACTAACCATTCACCTTTATCCGTGGTATTAATTGCTAAATCTGCGATTGTCACACCACAAGATTTCGCAAAACCAAGTAATGCCGGGGTAGGCTGACCATCGACACCATAAGCGGCAGCCAAAGCGGGTCCTCGTCGCGATAATGTTTGTGCGGGCTGCTCTTCCTGGAGGTTTGTAATTAAAACAGCCAGTCGTCTAGGTGTAGCAAAAGAGTTAACTTCACCATAACCGATTTGTGCCTTATCTAAGGCCGTAAGAAGATTATCAGTTAACGCTTCTGCTAAAGGCCATACTGCACCAGAAGGAAGCTCTTCACAGCCTAATTCGAATAAAAAATCATTTGCCATCACACACCCTTTGCATAGGAAAACCTAGCGCTTCACGCGCATCATAATAAGCTTGCGCCACCGCCCTGGATAACTGGCGTACTCGAAGAATAAATCGTTGCCGTTCTGTAACGGAAATAGCACGCCTTGCATCTAATAAATTAAATGCATGGGACGCTTTCATAACCATTTCGTAAGCGGGTAAAGGAAGATTCAAGGCAACCAATTTTTGTGCTTCTGCTTCGTAATAATCGAAATGCTTAAATAAGACATCGACATTAGCATGCTCAAAATTATAAGCCGACATTTCAACTTCATTCTGGTGAAAGACATCACCATAAGTAACTATTCCCTGCGCTGTCTTGCTCCAGGGAAGCTCAAACAGATTATCAACTCCGAGAACAAACATGGCAATGCGTTCAAGACCATAGGTGAGTTCGCCTGTAACAGGCTTACAAACCAATCCACCCACTTGCTGGAAATAAGTAAATTGGGATACTTCCATACCATTTTGCCAAACTTCCCAACCTAATCCCCAGGCACCTAACGTTGGTGATTCCCAGTTGTCTTCAACAAAACGGATATCATCAGCAAGTGGATCCACGCCCAATGCGCGTAGAGAATCCAGATATTTTTCTTGAATATCGAGAGGCGATGGTTTTAATACCACCTGAAATTGATAATAATGTTGTACACGATTTGGATTTTCACCATACCGTCCATCTGTAGGCCGACGAGAAGGCTGTACATAGGCCGCTGACCAGGGCTCAGGCCCTATGGCCCGTAAAAAAGTAGCTGGATGGAAAGTGCCTGCTCCAACTTCCATATCCAAGGGTTGTAGTATTACACAACCTTGGGCAGCCCAAAATTGCTGCAGAGTTAAAATAATATCTTGAAATGTGCTAGGCTTTGTCATACTTATCTCGATACTGCTGAATGCCCGATAGTAACACTCTTTTCGTTTATACATGAAGAAAATACATCGATTTTACGGGACAAAATCATGTTGTAATGTCGTGTCATCCCACCTACGTGGGAATAACACAAATTTTAGTAACCGTTCACAACCCACGTCATCCAGAGCGAAGCGAAGGATCCCCTGAATGTGGCATAGCTATTTTACCTAAAAATCATGCCACATTCAGGGGAGCCTTCGTTGTAAACTCCTCAGGATGATGATTGTGAACGGATATAATTTATTCAAGTTTGTTCACAATAAGCTGAGTCTTGGTGTGGAGTACCACACCAAGACTATCCAGATCCGCTCTTAATTGCTGGCAGCTTTCTTAATAAGTTCTTGCAATGATTCTTCACTCGCTGCGCCAGGAATAAAAGTAGGCGTAGTATCTTCTTTTAATTGTCCTGCGGGTGTTGCCGCAATAATAAAGGCAGGTGTGCCCATTAAATGCAGTTTTTCAGCAAGTTGACGATTCGCATCTAAAGCGTCAGTAACAGTTTTGCTTTCCATATCGGTTTTTAATTTTGCCATATCCAAACCGAGAGATTTTGCAGTGTTCATGACGATATCAGCATTTAATCGCTTATCCTGCTTGATTAAAGCCTCATGCATCTCTTTGTATTTACCTTGCATGGCAGCAGCCAAAGCAGCTCGCGAAGCCATGTCAGAGCTCTTACCAAAAATGGGGAATTCTTTATAAACAACCCGCAAATTATTATTTTTCTTAATTAAGTCGCTAATTACAGAAGCCATCTTTTTGCAGTGAATACATTGATAGTCAAAAAACTCTACCAAAGTCACATTACCTTTTGGATTACCGACAACGGTCAAACTATCATTAAATAACTGGTTTGCATTTTCTTTAATGGCTGCTTGAGCTTGTTGTTGCATTGCCTGCTGTTGCTTTTGTTGCAATGCTTGCGAAGCTTCTAATAAAACTTCTGGATTATTAACTAAATAATCATGAATTACTTTCTCTATTTCTTTTTTTTGCGCAGCAGACATCGTGTCTGAAGTATTGGATGGACTAGCAGCGATAGCAAGTGGTGCTGCCATTGCTGTAGCCAATGCGCCTGCAGTTAATAAACTTGTAAATTTCACACCCTTCCCCTTTTAGACTAAATCATCAATTAAGAAAAGTTACTTTGAGGCTACTGGCGTTTACAACAATAAAAAATCACCCAGTAGAACCCTAAGATTTTTCGCCAACAGAAACGTAGCACCAGCTTGAATTAAATTCAACATTTATAAGTCAGCTACGGCTTAAAAAGCTGCATGATCTTCAAGAATTGTTAAGTTTGCATAAGCTAAAACTAACCATTTTGGACCATGATCCGAAAATTTTACTTGTACCCGAGTGTGGGCGCCACTTCCTTCTACAGCTAATACGACACCTTGACCAAATTTGGCATGACTAACATTTTGGCCAAGTTTTAATCCCACCTCTTCTGCAGCCACTGTCGACATAGCTTTAGGAGAAAGCGGGGCTTGAAAACGAGCCTTGACTCGAACTTCATCTAATAACTCTTCAGGCAGCTCACGCAGAAAGCGAGAGCGGCGATGATATTCCTCGCGTCCATACTGTCGACGAACTTCTGCGAAAGAGAGTACTAATTTTTCCATTGCTCGAGTCATACCCACATAACAAAGTCTGCGTTCCTCTTCGAGGCGCCCCGGTTCTTCTATGCTTTGTTTACCAGGAAAGACACCTTCTTCCATGCCTACTAAGAAAACTAAAGGAAACTCTAATCCTTTTGCAGCATGGAGCGTCATAAGATGCACAGAACGCTCATGTTCTTCAGCCTGCATTTCACCGGCCTCCAAGGAAGCATGAGCGAGAAAGGCAACCAACAGAGGCATTTCTTCTTCAATTTCCTGTTCATAACGAAACTGTTTAGCCGCATTGACTAATTCTTGTAAGTTATCCAGGCGCGATTCAGCTTTATCACCTTTGATTTTTGCAAAATGGGCATACAAACCACTGCTCTCAATGACCGTACCAATTTGCTCATCCAACTCTTGGGAAGCAGTGTGTGCTTGTAATTTCTCAATAAGTTCAATAAATTTCGTCAATGCTATGGCGGCACGTTGAGGTAACTGACCTGCCTGAAGAATAGAATGAGCTGCTTGCCATAACGAAATATCCTCTGTTTTGGCAAGATAACGCAATTCTTCAAGCGTTTTCTCGCCAATACCTCGAGTAGGAAAATTAACAATACGTTCAAATGCCGTATCATCATAAGGATTAGCAAGTAATCGCAAATAAGCCAGTGTATCTTTTACTTCCGCACGTTCAAAGAAACGCACGCCGCCATAGATGCGATAGGCAATACCCGCACGCAATAAAGCTTCTTCAATAACACGAGACTGGGCATTGGAACGATAAAGAATAGCGACTTCATCAGCGCTACGACCATTATTAATTTCCATCATGATCCGTTCGCTTAAGAAGCGTGCTTCATCTAATTCGTTAAATGCACTATACACAACAATTTTTTCGCCAGAATTCCCTGCAGTCCACAAATTTTTACCCATTCGCGAATTATTATTAGTAATCAGAGCATTGGCTGCATCTAAAATTGTTGAGGTAGAGCGATAATTTTGTTCCAGGCGAATAATCTGCGTATTCTTAAAATCTTGGGAAAATTGCTGAATATTCTCAATCTTTGCCCCACGCCAACCATAAATTGACTGATCATCATCACCAACAGCCATCACCGAAGTGTGTTCACCTGCTAATAAACGAATCCAAGCATACTGAATTGTATTAGTATCCTGGAACTCATCAACTAAAATCGCTTGAAACCGGTGACGATAGTGAGCCAAAATTTCAGGGTTATCGCGCAATAACTCATGCGTGCGCAACAATAACTCGGCAAAATCAATAACACCTGCCGCTTGACATGCCTGCTCGTATGCTTTGTAGATTTGAACCAAGGTTCGCGTTGGTCCATAAGGCATCACATGCACATGCGCAGGTCTTAAACCCTCGTCTTTTTGACTATTAATGAATGCTTGAGCCTGCTTCACTGGCCATTGATCTTCATCCAAATTTAAAGAAGCAATTACCCGTTTAATAACTCTTGCCTGATCGTCGCTATCCAGAATATGAAATTGCACTGGTAACCTGGCATCCTCATAGTGACGACGTAGCAAGCGATGACATAATCCATGAAAGGTTCCCACCCATAATCCGACTAAAGGTGTCTTTAACATGGTATTAAGACGCGCTTTCATTTCCCCCGCTGCTTTATTAGTAAAAGTCACCGCCAAAATGGCGTGGGGGGAAATTTGTTCTTGTTCTATTAACCACGCGATGCGACTAACCAGCACCCTGGTTTTACCACTGCCGGCTCCGGCTAAAACCAAGGTATTTCCAACAGGCGCTGTAACTGCTTCGCGTTGTTTTTCGTTTAACTCTTGGAGGAATGCCGTCATGTCTTAAAACCCAACTAAAATATAATTAAAGCTCATTATCTTAAATTTAGCAGTCAAAGACAAAAACTTTGAATGCTTAATCGTTAATAGGAATTTTAAGCTAAAAATAAAAATGTACTCCATAATTACCGATTTCTTATTTAAAGGAGCGACCATGCCTAATTATCGCTATGTTTCTCAAGGAGAATTCTATATTACCACCGACTCAGAAACGACGCTGGTTACAAGCGGCATGACTGAGTGTATTGCCTTTGCCTTTATTGACAAAGAAAATCCTTCTTTACGGTTATTAGCTCATTTGGATGGCCAGATTCTAGCTACCCCACAGGTTGCCCTAGCCAACATTAGCCATCTGAAAACTGCCTTTCAGGAGAAAACAGGATCACTTGACTTTGAAGTTCATCTCTTAGGCGGGCAACTGAATCGCCATAATTATCGCATGCTAATCCCTGCCTTAGAAAAATTGAATCTTACTATGACCGAATGTGTTGATATCACAAAATTTTGTAGCACTCTCAATGTCCACAGAAGCAGATTTACTCAATTCTCACCAATGACTGTGAATGCAACGTTTATTTGTAAAGCGTCCCTAACTCCTGAATTAATCTCTTTCAATAAAAATCATTTTTCTCCTCCCTTGTCAGAGGACGAATTAATTAATGGTGATGGATTAGAGCAAGCAGGAGAGAAAGATGAATACCTGCGGTTTCTACAAGTCAATGAGGCGATATTATCAAATGATCTTGCCGCTTCTCAGAGTATTCGAACTAGCGCTGATACAAGGTGGGTTAAAGAATATGAAGAAAGTCATCAAATAACTTCAGATAAAAAATATGAATAGTAGTTAAATAATAATAATTTTATTTATCACCGTCTTGAAAAGCCTGCTTTTCATATTGCGGTTGACAGTATAAGATTAATTAAAAAAATCGAGCATTTTTATGCATTCTCTCTACCCCAGTATTAAGCCGTTTAAGCGTCACGAGTTACCGGTTAGCAAGCCGCACGTTCTTTACATTGAAGAAATAGGTAATCCAAAGGGAAAACCTGTTGTAGTTTTGCATGCGGGGCCTGGTGCTTGTAGTAATGCTCATCTGCGTCGTTTTTTTGATCCAGAGGTTTATCGCATTATCATTTTTGATCAGCGCGGTTGTGGCTACTCAACTCCTCATACAGAACTTCGTCACAATACAACCCAAGACCTGCTTGATGATATCGATACGATTCGCGACTATTTAGGTATCACGCGTTTTATACTATTCGGGGGCGGTTGGGGGGCTCTTTTAGCACTACTGTATGCACAACAGTTTCCACACCAAATCGGTACCCTTTTACTGTATCAAATTTTCTTAGGCAGACAAAAAGACATTGATTGGTTCTACCACAAAGGCGCCAATCTTGTGTTTCCAGATTACTGGCAAGACTTTATTAGTATTGTCCCTGAAAATGAGCAAAACAATTTGCCTCGCTATTATGCGCAGGCTTTACAAGGAGATAATGAATTAGCGCGTATGGCTGCTGCCAAGCATTGGGCGTTATGGCAAGCACGTTGTAGTAGTTTACATCCCCATTTAAGTGTCATTGATCAGTATAGCCTCCCCCATTTTGCCTTGGCATTAGCAACACTGGAATCCCATTACATTAGTCATCATTATTTTATTGAAGAAAATCAGGTACTTAATAATATCCACAAGATAAGGCATTTGCCTACTTACCTCATTCATGGCCGTTACGACATGATTTGCCCGCTTGCAGGCGCTTGGGATCTTTACCAGATGTTACCTGCCTCAAATCTTAACATTGTACGTGATGCAGGTCATTCAGAACGCGAAGCAGGATTCATTGATGCATTAATTACCGTAACCAAAGAAGTTGCTCATCAGGATTTGGATGTATGTTGACCGTTATACAGCGTGTTCGTGAAGCCCATGTAAGCATCAATAACGAGATTGTAGGCGCTATTTCCCAAGGATTATTAATTCTTTGTGGTTTTGAGATTGATGACAATCAGCAAACTTTAAAGCGTATGTTAGAACGCGCTTTAAATTATCGCATTTTCAGTGATAACCAAGATAAAATGAATCTCAGCTTAAAAGATGTGCAGGGTGGTTTATTACTCGTGCCACAGTTTACACTGGTCGCCGATACTAAAAAAGGGTTACGTCCAAGTTTTTCTTCAGCAGCACCACCTGCATCTGGACAAGCCCTATTTGCAGAACTTCTGGAACTCGCCCATGATAATTATCCTCATGTTGCCAGTGGGCAATTTGGCGCAGACATGCAAGTTCATCTTTGTAATGATGGCCCAGTAACCTTTATTCTTAAGTTCTAAACGCTGTTAGTAAATGCAGTTTGCAATACACTTAAACTGGTGTAACATCAATTCATGCAGTATATCAAATATTAGAAGAATCATGCGTTTAATTGTAAATCTTACGACCTTAATCAGCACCTTGATGCTTTCTGCATGCATGACTAAAGGTTCTAACCCGGCCGATCCTTACGAACGCCTTAATCGTAAGGTATACAATTTTAATATGGCCGTAGATGCTACCCTTCTAAAACCTACTGCAAAATTTTATAAAGTGATAGTTCCGCCACCCGTACGTAGTGGGATTAACAATGCCTACAATAATGTCGCGATGTTGCCTACAGTTGCTAATGATTTATTACAAGCAGAATGGCGCTATGCTATTAAAGACAGTTGGCGTTTTATGATTAATTCGACCTTTGGTATTGCTGGAATTTTTGATGTAGCCGATAAACACTTTGGCCTTCCCCCTCATTACAATGATATGGGACTAACCTTTGCTAAATGGGGAGATAAAAAATCGCCCTATATTGTGATTCCACTCTTAGGACCTAGTACTATCCGCGACGGCATGGGAATGGTTTTTGATTATACTTTATTAAGCCCTTACGCTTACATTAATAATGACGCCATTGTTTGGGGTCTTGCTGGCTTAAGGTATGTAGATTTACGTTCACAAATGTTTGAATCGGAAGCTTTAATGGGTGAAGCTTTGGATAAATATGCATTTATGCGCGATGCCTATTTGCAACATCGCCATTTCCGCATCACTGGAGAGCAGCAAGAAACAGGCGATCTCTATGTTGACGAGGATGGTCATGAAGATTTTGGTGATTACGTTGATGATGATGAAGGTGATGATGATTCTGTCCCCACCAAAAAATCTCAATAGTGGGCATTTGTAACAATGCTACATATTGCCCTTTATCAACCAGAAATACCCCCCAATACCGGGAATATAATACGCTTGTGCGCTAACAGTGGCGCACAGTTGCATCTAATCCATCCTTTAGGTTTTAACCTGGATGATAAAAGGATGCGCCGGGCCGGCCTCGATTACCATGAGTGGGCCAATATCATTCATTACGACAATGAACAACAGTTTATTGAAGCAAATCAACAACGTCGGATCTTTGCCTGTTCAACAAAAGGAAGTAAAGGTTATCACGAAATAAATTATCAGGATGAAGACTTGCTGCTCTTTGGCCCCGAAACAAGAGGTTTGCCAGCAGATCTAAGAGAAAGATATACAACCATTCGTATTCCAATGTGTCCTCATAGCCGTAGCCTCAATTTATCAAATTCCGTAGCCATTATTCTTTTTGAAGCCTGGCGACAATTGCAGTTTAATAGAAATTTTTAAACAATATTGCTATAATTTAGTCTATTCAAATCTTGAATCTGATTAGTTATGGCCAGAAGTAAACATGAAGCTCCTGATGAAATTATTAGAGTACTTCTAGGATTACTTAAACCATTATCTAATGAGCATGATCAAATTGCTCTTTCCCAATTATTTAATGCAGAGCAAGGCATAGTGCAATATACACTAAATTTAAATCCACCGAGAAATTATGAAGGCTATAACTCACCCATCAAAAAAATAGAACTCTTGATTAAATTACCCACGATGACGGAAATAAATGCAATTATTAGCCACTCGAATCAAAATAAAACACTCTGTTCGCTAAATCTTCGTGAAAAGAACATTAATCCAGATGATTTCTTTAATGCTTTACGTAGCAACCATCTTTACATGGAAACAGCCTTTGGACGGCCATCGGTTAAAGGATTATTAATAGAGGAATGGGATAAGCTGCAAGAATACAATAAAAGTAGCTATGCAGGCAGAATTGAAGAAGACTACAAAATGTTAAGACGCCTTATAGCTCAAAATGTGATCACAAGCCTTAAGACGCACCCGGAAAAATTTACAAAAAGAAAAATTCTTTTAATTGATGCAGGCACTGGTCTGGGAGATTGTCTGGATATTACTGCCACAGCTCTTAAAGAAGAGGGGTATAATGTTGAAGCAGTGGGTATTGATACCAATTCAAAAAATATTGAAGAAGCAAATCAGCGTTTTTCTGGAAAAGATTATCATTTTAAAATAGCCGATACCTTGGCATTAGAAGAAATAATTTCCCATTACAATCCTGAAAATCTTTGTGATGTGATTGTAACCTTTAGTGGTTCCGTTACAAGAGCAGTGCTTAATGGAACCTATGAT contains:
- the pip gene encoding prolyl aminopeptidase — its product is MHSLYPSIKPFKRHELPVSKPHVLYIEEIGNPKGKPVVVLHAGPGACSNAHLRRFFDPEVYRIIIFDQRGCGYSTPHTELRHNTTQDLLDDIDTIRDYLGITRFILFGGGWGALLALLYAQQFPHQIGTLLLYQIFLGRQKDIDWFYHKGANLVFPDYWQDFISIVPENEQNNLPRYYAQALQGDNELARMAAAKHWALWQARCSSLHPHLSVIDQYSLPHFALALATLESHYISHHYFIEENQVLNNIHKIRHLPTYLIHGRYDMICPLAGAWDLYQMLPASNLNIVRDAGHSEREAGFIDALITVTKEVAHQDLDVC
- the trmL gene encoding tRNA (uridine(34)/cytosine(34)/5-carboxymethylaminomethyluridine(34)-2'-O)-methyltransferase TrmL; protein product: MLHIALYQPEIPPNTGNIIRLCANSGAQLHLIHPLGFNLDDKRMRRAGLDYHEWANIIHYDNEQQFIEANQQRRIFACSTKGSKGYHEINYQDEDLLLFGPETRGLPADLRERYTTIRIPMCPHSRSLNLSNSVAIILFEAWRQLQFNRNF
- the gmhB gene encoding D-glycero-beta-D-manno-heptose 1,7-bisphosphate 7-phosphatase, producing the protein MNKIILLDRDGVINQDSLHYIKSVEEFIFLPGSIEAIAYLTKAGYRIGVATNQSGVSRGLYSETELAAIHRKLLNDVRAAGGEIEAIEYCTHMPDAGCTCRKPQPGMLRALAEHLNCSLAGVPFVGDRVSDIQAAEAAGAAPMVVLSPMTDRVGLQAYAHVPVFHSLMDCVTFLLSKND
- the uvrD gene encoding DNA helicase II; the protein is MTAFLQELNEKQREAVTAPVGNTLVLAGAGSGKTRVLVSRIAWLIEQEQISPHAILAVTFTNKAAGEMKARLNTMLKTPLVGLWVGTFHGLCHRLLRRHYEDARLPVQFHILDSDDQARVIKRVIASLNLDEDQWPVKQAQAFINSQKDEGLRPAHVHVMPYGPTRTLVQIYKAYEQACQAAGVIDFAELLLRTHELLRDNPEILAHYRHRFQAILVDEFQDTNTIQYAWIRLLAGEHTSVMAVGDDDQSIYGWRGAKIENIQQFSQDFKNTQIIRLEQNYRSTSTILDAANALITNNNSRMGKNLWTAGNSGEKIVVYSAFNELDEARFLSERIMMEINNGRSADEVAILYRSNAQSRVIEEALLRAGIAYRIYGGVRFFERAEVKDTLAYLRLLANPYDDTAFERIVNFPTRGIGEKTLEELRYLAKTEDISLWQAAHSILQAGQLPQRAAIALTKFIELIEKLQAHTASQELDEQIGTVIESSGLYAHFAKIKGDKAESRLDNLQELVNAAKQFRYEQEIEEEMPLLVAFLAHASLEAGEMQAEEHERSVHLMTLHAAKGLEFPLVFLVGMEEGVFPGKQSIEEPGRLEEERRLCYVGMTRAMEKLVLSFAEVRRQYGREEYHRRSRFLRELPEELLDEVRVKARFQAPLSPKAMSTVAAEEVGLKLGQNVSHAKFGQGVVLAVEGSGAHTRVQVKFSDHGPKWLVLAYANLTILEDHAAF
- a CDS encoding VacJ family lipoprotein, with protein sequence MRLIVNLTTLISTLMLSACMTKGSNPADPYERLNRKVYNFNMAVDATLLKPTAKFYKVIVPPPVRSGINNAYNNVAMLPTVANDLLQAEWRYAIKDSWRFMINSTFGIAGIFDVADKHFGLPPHYNDMGLTFAKWGDKKSPYIVIPLLGPSTIRDGMGMVFDYTLLSPYAYINNDAIVWGLAGLRYVDLRSQMFESEALMGEALDKYAFMRDAYLQHRHFRITGEQQETGDLYVDEDGHEDFGDYVDDDEGDDDSVPTKKSQ
- the dtd gene encoding D-aminoacyl-tRNA deacylase, coding for MLTVIQRVREAHVSINNEIVGAISQGLLILCGFEIDDNQQTLKRMLERALNYRIFSDNQDKMNLSLKDVQGGLLLVPQFTLVADTKKGLRPSFSSAAPPASGQALFAELLELAHDNYPHVASGQFGADMQVHLCNDGPVTFILKF
- the glyQ gene encoding glycine--tRNA ligase subunit alpha; this encodes MTKPSTFQDIILTLQQFWAAQGCVILQPLDMEVGAGTFHPATFLRAIGPEPWSAAYVQPSRRPTDGRYGENPNRVQHYYQFQVVLKPSPLDIQEKYLDSLRALGVDPLADDIRFVEDNWESPTLGAWGLGWEVWQNGMEVSQFTYFQQVGGLVCKPVTGELTYGLERIAMFVLGVDNLFELPWSKTAQGIVTYGDVFHQNEVEMSAYNFEHANVDVLFKHFDYYEAEAQKLVALNLPLPAYEMVMKASHAFNLLDARRAISVTERQRFILRVRQLSRAVAQAYYDAREALGFPMQRVCDGK
- a CDS encoding DsbA family protein produces the protein MKFTSLLTAGALATAMAAPLAIAASPSNTSDTMSAAQKKEIEKVIHDYLVNNPEVLLEASQALQQKQQQAMQQQAQAAIKENANQLFNDSLTVVGNPKGNVTLVEFFDYQCIHCKKMASVISDLIKKNNNLRVVYKEFPIFGKSSDMASRAALAAAMQGKYKEMHEALIKQDKRLNADIVMNTAKSLGLDMAKLKTDMESKTVTDALDANRQLAEKLHLMGTPAFIIAATPAGQLKEDTTPTFIPGAASEESLQELIKKAASN
- the glyS gene encoding glycine--tRNA ligase subunit beta; its protein translation is MANDFLFELGCEELPSGAVWPLAEALTDNLLTALDKAQIGYGEVNSFATPRRLAVLITNLQEEQPAQTLSRRGPALAAAYGVDGQPTPALLGFAKSCGVTIADLAINTTDKGEWLVYESRSEGAKTKELLPGLINQAISGLPIAKPMRWGDGEAEFARPIHWAVLLLGQELINCKILDVQTGRLTYGHRFHHPHALEIIKPQDYSALLQQAFVIADFSARREMIIRQVKQLAAKHDAQAIMPESLLDEVTSIVEWPEALIANFEQEFLQVPAEALIASMQSHQKCFALQDKSGKLLPHFITVANIKSSNPQQVATGNEKVMRARLSDAAFFFHQDQKIPLSHHIPATDKVIFQAKLGTLRDKTDRVQELMETLCIPLNLDKQQASRAAQLSKCDLMTGMVGEFPELQGLMGYYYALHDGETSEVAVALNEQYMPRFAADQLPSSPLGLAMSLADRLDTLVGIFAIGQKPSGVKDPFKLRRHALAVARLLISTSARLNLSELIAEAVASYGDKLPGDKAAIVELQPFIIERMQSYYHNQNISIDLFQAVRARQENWLYDFDKRVTALAEFVLLPEATVLSAACKRVNNLLQQVESAANQRSIDETLLQEGAEKSLFTHLCRTEEAVKPLYGVADYKTILTELARLREPVDAFFEHVMVMVEEQAIKNNRLQLLARLQTLLQSVADISLLQLNQ